Proteins found in one Rhodobacteraceae bacterium D3-12 genomic segment:
- a CDS encoding MaoC family dehydratase encodes MNVMGEDFETDFWKEVNDRSTWDMIVPGELRETRPVTLTKQIIQDFARKVGEDNPLYFDEEYARATPYKGIVAPPSIHILLMFACTTSKDWMRSPGTINAGQNWYYHIPIRPGDTIEMRGSALDKFIKKDRLFAVHENLFTNQNGQVVCSGRGQTIRPV; translated from the coding sequence ATGAACGTCATGGGCGAAGATTTCGAAACGGATTTCTGGAAAGAGGTGAACGACAGATCGACATGGGACATGATCGTTCCGGGCGAGTTGCGCGAAACCCGTCCCGTCACGCTGACCAAGCAGATTATTCAGGACTTCGCCCGCAAGGTGGGCGAAGACAATCCGCTCTACTTCGACGAGGAATACGCCCGCGCCACCCCCTACAAAGGCATCGTTGCGCCCCCCTCCATCCATATCCTGCTGATGTTCGCTTGCACGACATCCAAGGACTGGATGCGCTCGCCCGGGACCATCAACGCCGGGCAGAACTGGTATTATCATATCCCTATCCGTCCCGGCGACACGATTGAAATGCGCGGCTCGGCGTTGGACAAATTCATCAAGAAAGACAGGTTGTTCGCAGTTCACGAAAACCTCTTCACCAACCAGAATGGTCAGGTCGTCTGCTCTGGCCGTGGCCAAACCATTCGCCCGGTATAA
- a CDS encoding ABC transporter permease → MTGWRAGIAATCLVLVLWQTVIWTTGVARFILPPPALVTQTIWESRALLAEHALVTMAEVLIGLVLGAALGFVSAIGLVASPTLRALVRPILVFSQAVPVFALAPILTLWLGFGLWSKITMTVIIIYFPVTSSFFDSLMRTNRDWIGLAKVMGASPARIMWHIRIPAALPGFASGLRLAAVYAPIGAIIGEWVGASKGLGYLMLLANGRAKTDLMFAALIVLAVLAILLHAAVNKLCEKTLDRPEVS, encoded by the coding sequence ATGACGGGTTGGCGAGCAGGCATCGCGGCGACCTGTCTGGTGTTGGTGCTATGGCAAACGGTGATCTGGACCACAGGTGTCGCCCGTTTCATCCTGCCGCCTCCTGCATTGGTCACGCAAACAATCTGGGAAAGCCGCGCACTTTTGGCGGAGCATGCGCTTGTCACGATGGCCGAAGTGCTCATCGGCCTCGTGCTGGGTGCCGCGCTTGGCTTCGTGTCGGCCATTGGGCTGGTCGCATCACCAACATTACGCGCGCTGGTGCGCCCCATCCTAGTTTTTAGCCAAGCCGTTCCAGTGTTTGCTTTGGCGCCGATCCTGACCCTTTGGCTTGGCTTTGGCCTATGGTCCAAGATCACAATGACCGTCATCATCATCTACTTTCCTGTTACGTCATCATTTTTTGACTCCCTGATGCGCACGAACCGTGACTGGATCGGTTTGGCCAAGGTGATGGGCGCAAGCCCCGCACGGATTATGTGGCACATTCGCATACCCGCGGCCTTGCCGGGCTTTGCATCGGGTCTGCGATTGGCCGCGGTTTACGCACCCATCGGGGCTATCATCGGCGAATGGGTCGGAGCCTCGAAGGGCTTGGGGTATTTGATGCTGTTGGCCAATGGACGCGCCAAAACCGACCTGATGTTTGCCGCCCTGATCGTGCTTGCGGTTCTGGCGATCCTGTTGCACGCAGCCGTGAACAAGCTGTGCGAAAAGACACTGGACCGTCCGGAGGTCTCGTAA
- a CDS encoding MaoC family dehydratase: protein MTVMENFEKIELGEVVEGRSFTVTTDTIQDFGDASLDYNPLHFDPDWMEKNDFGGTSFGSVIMHGMQNFALITRTLTDWLIPRGGYHRRLETRWIKPVKLGDTITPEATVSRKNPTDGGQWVQFDVVVRNQNGEPVATGHALAEFRETIPG from the coding sequence ATGACCGTTATGGAAAACTTCGAGAAAATCGAACTGGGCGAGGTCGTTGAGGGCCGCTCTTTCACAGTCACAACCGACACGATCCAGGACTTCGGCGACGCCTCGCTGGACTATAACCCGCTGCATTTCGATCCCGACTGGATGGAGAAAAACGACTTCGGCGGCACGTCCTTCGGCAGCGTGATCATGCATGGCATGCAGAACTTTGCTCTGATCACCCGCACGCTGACCGATTGGTTGATCCCGCGCGGCGGATACCACCGGCGGCTCGAAACGCGTTGGATCAAACCGGTCAAACTGGGCGATACAATCACGCCCGAAGCCACCGTTAGCCGAAAAAACCCGACCGACGGCGGCCAGTGGGTCCAGTTCGACGTTGTCGTTCGCAACCAGAACGGAGAGCCGGTCGCAACCGGTCATGCGCTCGCAGAATTTCGAGAGACCATCCCTGGATGA
- a CDS encoding helix-turn-helix domain-containing protein, which yields MTEVEPSNTYAQTFARGLKVITTFDEGSRILTLSDVAERTGVTRSTARRLLHTLVTLGYAATDGKYFSLTPKILDLGFAYLASSEIWRFAEADIQALASKVGESSSISVLDGHDIVYVLRVQTQRILRNSLNVGSRVPAHANSMGRIQLAQLPDRELRHYLDTAYLEPFTPWTITEPKRLYEKIRRDGEQGWSMVYRELEEGIAGIAVPIRAAGGG from the coding sequence ATGACAGAGGTTGAACCATCAAATACATATGCCCAGACGTTTGCGCGCGGTCTGAAGGTCATTACGACCTTTGACGAAGGGTCGCGAATCCTGACGCTTTCTGATGTAGCCGAGCGCACGGGGGTAACGCGTTCGACGGCGCGCCGGCTTCTTCATACGCTGGTTACGCTGGGATATGCCGCGACCGACGGGAAGTACTTTTCTCTGACACCGAAGATACTGGATCTGGGGTTTGCATATTTGGCGTCCTCGGAAATCTGGCGGTTTGCCGAGGCGGATATTCAGGCGCTTGCCTCGAAGGTTGGAGAAAGTTCTTCGATTTCGGTGCTGGACGGGCATGACATCGTCTATGTGCTACGGGTTCAGACACAGCGCATTCTACGGAACTCTCTCAATGTAGGGAGCCGCGTGCCGGCGCATGCCAATTCGATGGGACGGATCCAGCTGGCACAGTTGCCTGATCGTGAACTACGCCATTACCTCGACACCGCTTATCTAGAGCCTTTTACGCCGTGGACGATCACCGAGCCGAAACGGCTTTATGAGAAGATCCGGCGCGATGGCGAGCAAGGCTGGTCCATGGTTTACCGCGAACTGGAAGAGGGGATCGCAGGGATTGCCGTTCCGATCCGCGCCGCCGGGGGCGGGTGA
- a CDS encoding TenA family protein, with amino-acid sequence MSATHHLQSLVAEDWHAATHHAFTNALADGTLSREKMAGYLQQDYQFIEGFVRLLASAVAHAPTLADAVPGAQFLGLICGPENTYFLRSLQALEVPSNAPSAPETIAFQQLMDQARHSGRYEIMLSVLVVAEWMYLDWASPFEDRAEGLPFWLGEWITLHTGDGFAQVVSYLRDQLDTSWDTLDDAARTQVTATFSEAVRLERAFFDASWAGFAVAK; translated from the coding sequence ATGAGCGCCACACACCATCTGCAATCGCTTGTCGCAGAGGACTGGCACGCCGCGACGCATCATGCGTTCACCAATGCTTTGGCTGATGGGACGCTAAGCCGTGAAAAGATGGCGGGATACTTGCAACAGGACTACCAGTTTATCGAAGGGTTTGTGCGGCTTTTGGCATCCGCCGTGGCCCATGCGCCCACATTGGCCGATGCCGTGCCCGGCGCGCAATTTCTGGGTTTGATCTGTGGTCCTGAAAACACCTACTTCCTGCGATCTCTGCAAGCGCTTGAGGTTCCGTCAAACGCGCCCTCTGCACCTGAGACGATCGCGTTCCAACAGTTGATGGATCAAGCCCGCCACTCGGGGCGCTATGAGATAATGCTGTCGGTTCTCGTGGTTGCCGAATGGATGTATCTTGATTGGGCCTCTCCGTTTGAAGACCGCGCAGAGGGTCTGCCGTTTTGGCTGGGGGAGTGGATAACGCTCCATACCGGTGACGGATTTGCGCAGGTCGTCTCCTATTTGCGCGATCAACTGGATACCTCTTGGGACACGCTGGACGACGCCGCACGTACGCAGGTCACCGCGACCTTCTCAGAAGCCGTACGATTGGAGCGCGCGTTCTTTGACGCGTCCTGGGCTGGTTTTGCGGTCGCAAAATGA